A single Verrucomicrobiia bacterium DNA region contains:
- a CDS encoding phosphate propanoyltransferase, whose amino-acid sequence MAVAAPVPHRAVIEHMVRQAVYSRLGKPLPRMATAPHPLVVNISARHCHLTEAAVEQLFGKGHKLTVHKWLYQEGQFAAKETVTLIGPRSRVISNLRILGPCRSLNQVELSYTDAIALGFEIPLRLSGNIDGTPGAMLMGPAGFFEMDQGIIRALRHVHMSPVDAEFYGVKNGGAMKLKIGGDCGITLDKMLCRVDPSFKLEVHIDTDEGNACNLQPGTPVELLK is encoded by the coding sequence CAGGCGGTTTATTCGCGCCTGGGTAAACCACTTCCCCGGATGGCGACCGCTCCTCACCCGCTCGTGGTCAACATCAGCGCGCGGCATTGTCATCTCACTGAAGCGGCGGTGGAACAGTTGTTTGGCAAAGGGCATAAACTTACGGTTCATAAATGGCTCTATCAGGAAGGGCAGTTTGCCGCGAAGGAGACGGTGACCTTGATCGGGCCGCGCAGTCGGGTGATTTCCAATCTGCGCATCCTCGGTCCGTGCCGGAGTCTGAATCAGGTGGAGCTATCTTACACGGATGCAATCGCGCTGGGGTTTGAGATTCCGCTGCGGTTATCCGGAAACATTGACGGCACTCCGGGTGCGATGTTGATGGGGCCGGCCGGTTTTTTTGAGATGGACCAGGGCATCATTCGCGCGTTGCGGCACGTTCACATGAGTCCGGTGGATGCGGAATTTTACGGGGTGAAGAATGGCGGCGCGATGAAGTTGAAGATTGGCGGAGATTGCGGGATCACGTTGGACAAGATGTTGTGCCGCGTGGACCCGAGTTTCAAACTCGAGGTTCACATTGACACCGATGAAGGCAATGCCTGCAACCTGCAGCCCGGTACGCCGGTGGAACTGCTGAAATAG